CAACCGCCAGCTTTACTCCGGCTTCGGTGAACGGTTCGGGCTCATCCACGCTTGCAGTTTCCACCAGCAGCACGACTCCAGCGGGCAGTTTCACGCTGACCATCACGGGAACTAGCGGTAGCCTGACGCATACGGCGATGGTGACACTGATTGTCAATCCAGTACAAGGCCAGTGTCTGACCTCAGGGACCACCTGGCAGAACACGACGCTGCCGGTCGAGACCGGGAGCTTTACGGTCACCTTCGATGCCACGCCTTCGCGCTCTTCGGCCACATCGCCTATCAATAGCGTGATCGCGCTTTCCAATGGAGCACAGACCGCCTTCACGGGTTTTGCCACCCTGGTGGCGTTTAACGCCAATGGCATCCAGGCACGCAATGGCGGAACGTTCACAGCGGCCTCGGTCATTCCCTACACCGGGGGAGTGGCCTATCACTTCCGCGAGGTTATCAACGTTCCGGCACACACGTATTCGATCTTTGTGACAGCACCCGGCGGCGCGGAGCAGACAGTAGGTTCGAACTTTGCCTTCCGTACCGAGCAGAACAGGGTGACGCAACTGAACAATTGGGGAACCTTCGCCTTGTCGGGTTCGGTGAGAGTATGCAACTTCACGCTGGTCACCGCCGCTCCTAACTTTGCCATAGCAGCAACCCCGAGTACGGTAACAGTGACCGCCGGAAGCAACGCAAACTACACGACGAACGTGAGCGCCGTGAACGGATTCAGCGGCAGTGTGGGGCTCAGTATGAGCGGGCTCCCAGCGGGAGCGGCTGCAGGCTTCAGCCCGGCTTCGATCAACGGCTCGGGATCCTCGACCTTGACCGTGACCACGGCCACTTCAACTCCGGCTGGTACTTACACATTGACGACGATGGGAACCAGCGGAAGCCTCAATCACAGCACAACTGTGACCTTGGTGGTCAATAGTCACTCGACACCGGACTTCTCGCTGGCTGTTTCACCGAACTCACAAACGGTGACGGCTGGCAACGGTACGAGCTATACGGCGACTGTAACGCCACTCAATGGATTTACGGGTACAGTTGCCCTTAGTATCAGCGGCTTGCCCACGGGCACGAGCGGGGCGTTCACTCCGGTTTCGATCAACGGCTCAGGCGCCTCGACCCTGACCATTTCCACGGCAACCTCAACTCCCGCGGCCAGTACTACTCTGACGATTACCGCTACGAGCGGTAATCTGTCGCATTCCGGCGCGGTGACCTTGGCAGTCCAGGCCGGCAGCAGTTGCGTAGGACCGAATTGCACTTCGAAGCGTCTGAAGATTATCAACGGCTGCGGCAAGCCCATGTGGATCTTCTTCCAGACAGGATTCAATGGAGGAACTCTTAATGCGCAGAATCAAAAACTTCTGACCAATGTCGGCGATTTCATCGAATACGATATTCCCGATAAGGGACTCGCCGGCGTCAGGTTCTGGCCGGGAATGGAGTGCGACAACACCGGAAACAACTGCCACATCGGCGCCAGCGGCGGCCCGGTCAGCAACGGGTTTACCTGTCCCGCCAACATCGGATGCGCTCCGCCCATCGATTCCAAGTTCGAAGGCACGTTTGGCTGCGTGTCTTCCATGCCGTTATCGCAGTGCCAAGCCAATCCCTCGTCCAATCCGCCTACCCCGCTACCTCGGGCTGATTTTTGGGACGCCAGTATGGTTGATGGTTACACCCTCCCCGTCAAAGTCATAGTGCATGGAAGCTGCCCGCCGGGAAATCCCGGGGGCCTGCCGGAGGCGTCGTCGACTGCTCGACCTTGCATTTCAGCGATTGCCCTCAACATGAGAACTTAAGCACGAACGGACAGTTTCCTAATCTGGGAAATGAGAGTCTTCTGCGGCTGCATCCCACTACGGGGGAAACTGTGGGATGCTATTCGCCTTCTTCGAAGCTGACGATGGGGCAATGGCAAAGCGTTCCCAATCCGCCCTTCACCGGCACTACATTCAGCCCCACCGATCCACAGGCGCAGATGTACGCTTGCCCCACGCCCCCGATTACACCCGGTGTGTGCAGGGCAGGTCCGGCTGCAACCACCAACTACACCAATCTGATTCACGCCAAGTGTAATAACACGTACGCGTATGCCTATGACGATACCAACGGCCTCAGTAGCTGTCCGGCCACAACCAGCACAAGTTATGAGGTGACTTTCTTCTGCCCGCAATAGCAGCAAGCACGCCCAAGCGGCAGCTTTAGTTAAAACCAAGCAGCGATTTTGAAGAAACACGTACGTAGCCGAGAAGGGGATCTTGGCCCACCTGTGACTCTTTAGACAGGCCGGGCAACAAGATCCCCCCTCTATGTATAATGTCGGTTTTGGGAAAGCATTACATCTGTATTTTTTAATGATTGATTGCCAGATTCACAAATGGCGGTACTGACTCCAGTAACTGACCGTGCTCTCCTGGAAAATTCTGCTTGCTTCGGCAGGGATTCTACCCCGGCTGTCCTATTTGATGTAATGAGTCGTCAGTGACAAGTGATTGTCTCTGTAGGAGAGAGAATCGGCCTACTTGCGGTCCCTTTTTTGGAACCTAAGTAAGCGGGGCATCTGCCCGAGTGATGAGTTCTTTAAATTTACCTCTACCTGCGGTCGAGGGCCGCGAGCAAGCGCGTTCGCAAAAGGAACGAGGCGCATTCACGCAATACTTCGGCGCGATTTACACTCTGACCTGAAGTAGATTGTCTGACCTTGGGGTTGAGAAAGTCGTCGGGAATCCAGGCGCCATGAACAAATTGATCGTGCAAACTGAACATATCATCCAAAAGCGAACCCACGAGCAAGGGTTCTGAGGCGTATAGATCACGCTCGGTGGAGTCTTCGTAAATGTCACGAGCGCCATACTCCGCTTCGATTTCTTTCTTGAGTTTCTCCTGGCTTTGAGTTGGAATCCGGTCTCCTTGAAACGCTGCCTGGATACCCATCATCCAAACCAGGAACTGCAAAATTGGGTCCCGCACTTCCGAGTAGCCGGCCTCGTAGTACCTGATGGCACGGCGTATGCTGGGCGGGCCGCTCTTATACATCCTTGTGAATGCCGGCATCACCCTTCGCAATTCCGTTAAGTCGCGCATGCGCACGCGATTCAGGACCTCCGATTCCGGCACATTGATCATGCTTACATCTGGATGCGTGAATCGAAGAACATAGGGCTTGCCGTCTTCTTGCAGCTCGTATTGGATGGCCACAAACCGGGCCCGGGTCGGACGG
This genomic stretch from Terriglobales bacterium harbors:
- a CDS encoding thaumatin family protein, with the translated sequence MGCYSPSSKLTMGQWQSVPNPPFTGTTFSPTDPQAQMYACPTPPITPGVCRAGPAATTNYTNLIHAKCNNTYAYAYDDTNGLSSCPATTSTSYEVTFFCPQ